From the Helicoverpa armigera isolate CAAS_96S chromosome 16, ASM3070526v1, whole genome shotgun sequence genome, one window contains:
- the LOC126055382 gene encoding uncharacterized protein LOC126055382 codes for MEQLQQPQGIPHLVQVYQPSVSNTKLSNPQIIHISHPSLPTSQGKVTYQQTITSESIHIPVTSHHVTEIQSQIQMSQNQIVMSCQQGLQSIQTLQGPVQSHVLQSDMTQSLQIASHMILPQHMLAGVQSYYRHYEYPKEQCVLAKLEPEIQIPEKENECETDTSQIEPEPQKKRSRSQIPDPTTWACNVRKLKHQRGEAYISRRGKFVPERQIRNTKDCVKNCKFKCNEKVSDDDREHIFKAFYSLNAHEKKYFLLNTTERSYIKHNKMANNHKRKYTFKYFFHVKSDRHTVCKNFYLGTLAISQKPVYNVHMGKTDLNMPKPDGRGHSKASTHSLPSESKDRVRKHIQSYTTVESKPVIQFSKKKQYLDPSLSVKHMYNIYFSECNKENIVPVKESMYRKIFRQEFNLHFRKIKTEQTLCGRCKSTIKKK; via the exons ATGGAACAACTACAGCAACCGCAAGGCATACCACACTTAGTGCAAGTTTACCAGCCCTCCGTATCAAACACAAAGCTATCAAACCCTCAGATCATCCACATCTCCCACCCATCATTACCAACGTCACAAGGAAAAGTCACGTACCAACAAACAATAACATCTGAATCAATTCATATACCTGTAACATCTCACCATGTCACCGAAATACAGAGCCAGATACAAATGTCACAGAACCAGATTGTCATGTCATGTCAGCAAGGACTGCAGAGTATCCAGACTCTGCAGGGGCCAGTCCAGTCTCACGTGCTGCAGAGTGACATGACCCAGTCTCTGCAGATTGCGTCGCATATGATTCTGCCGCAGCACATGTTGGCAGGAGTGCAGTCATACTACAGGCATTATGAGTACCCTAAGGAACAGTGTGTACTTGCTAAGTTGGAACCTGAGATACAAATACCTGAGAAGGAGAATGA GTGTGAGACAGACACATCTCAAATTGAACCTGAGCCTCAAAAGAAGAGGTCACGCAGCCAAATTCCAGATCCCACAACATGGGCTTGCAATGTTCGTAAGCTAAAGCACCAACGTGGTGAGGCCTACATCAGCCGACGAGGCAAGTTTGTGCCCGAGAGACAAATACGTAACACTAAAGACTGTGTCAAAAACTGCAAGTTCAAATGCAATGAAAAAGTGTCTGATGATGACCGAGAACACATCTTCAAAGCATTTTATTCCCTCAATGCCCATGAAAAGAAATATTTCCTACTAAACACTACTGAAAGATCTTacattaaacataataaaatggcCAAcaatcataaaagaaaatatactttcAAATATTTCTTCCATGTAAAGTCTGATAGGCATACGGTTTGcaagaatttttatttaggaACTCTAGCTATATCACAGAAGCCTGTTTATAATGTCCATATGGGGAAAACAGACTTGAATATGCCTAAGCCTGATGGTAGAGGGCATTCTAAAGCCAGCACTCATTCTCTACCTTCAGAGTCCAAAGACAGAGTAAGAAAGCACATACAGTCTTACACAACGGTTGAATCAAAACCGGTAATACAGTTCTCAAAGAAAAAGCAGTACTTAGATCCCAGTTTGAGTGTCAAACACATgtacaatatatattttagtgAGTGTAATAAAGAGAATATAGTGCCTGTAAAGGAATCTATGTACAGGAAAATATTTCGGCAAGAGTTTAACTTACATTTTAGGAAGATTAAGACTGAACAGACTTTGTGTGGTCGATGTAAGAGTACTATTAAGAAGAAATGA